Proteins found in one Helicobacter sp. NHP19-003 genomic segment:
- the ftsH gene encoding ATP-dependent zinc metalloprotease FtsH, with protein sequence MEHNKGPGDPSPKKPILQNPLVLIVVFILVAIVAMRVMNSDDGFGERFLSTSTKNISYHEMKELIEKKEVDSVSIGQTLIKATSKEGGSKTIYVAKRVPDLSLVPLLDAQKINYSGFSESNFFTEILGWLLPVLVILGLWMFMASRMQKNMGGGIFGMGSSKKLINAEKPKVRFNDMAGNEEAKEEVVEIVDFLKYPDRYASLGAKIPKGVLLVGPPGTGKTLLAKAVAGEASVPFFSMGGSSFIEMFVGLGASRVRDLFDIAKKEAPSIIFIDEIDAIGKSRAAGGMISGNDEREQTLNQLLAEMDGFGSENAPVIVLAATNRPEILDPALLRPGRFDRQVLVDKPDFNGRVEILKVHIKPVKLANDVDLQEIAKLTAGLAGADLANIINEAALLAGRNNQKEVKQQHLKEAVERGIAGLEKKSRRISPKEKKIVAYHESGHAVISEMTKGSARVNKVSIIPRGMAALGYTLNTPEENKYLMQKHELIAEIDVLLGGRAAEDVFLQEISTGASNDLERATDIIKGMVSYYGMSDVSGLMVLEKQRNSFLGGGFGSPREFSEKTAEQMDLFIKTLLEERYTHVKQTLSDYKEAIEVMVGELFEKEVITGERVREIISDYETSHNLESRLVPLEEHAS encoded by the coding sequence ATGGAACACAACAAAGGACCGGGCGATCCCAGCCCCAAAAAGCCCATTTTACAAAACCCCCTAGTCTTGATCGTGGTGTTTATCCTTGTGGCGATCGTGGCGATGCGGGTGATGAACAGCGATGATGGCTTTGGGGAGCGCTTTTTATCCACAAGCACGAAAAATATCAGTTACCACGAGATGAAAGAGTTGATTGAGAAAAAAGAAGTGGACAGCGTGAGCATCGGGCAGACCTTGATCAAAGCCACGAGCAAAGAGGGGGGCTCTAAAACCATCTATGTGGCTAAGAGGGTGCCTGATCTCTCTTTAGTCCCCCTATTGGATGCACAAAAAATCAATTATTCGGGCTTTAGCGAGTCTAATTTTTTCACCGAGATTTTAGGCTGGCTCTTGCCCGTGCTGGTGATTTTGGGCTTATGGATGTTCATGGCAAGCCGCATGCAAAAGAACATGGGCGGGGGGATTTTTGGCATGGGCAGCTCTAAAAAGCTCATAAACGCCGAGAAACCCAAAGTCCGCTTTAACGACATGGCGGGCAATGAAGAGGCCAAAGAGGAAGTCGTGGAGATTGTGGATTTTTTAAAATACCCCGATCGTTATGCTTCATTAGGGGCGAAAATCCCCAAAGGTGTGCTCTTAGTGGGGCCTCCCGGCACAGGCAAGACTTTACTTGCTAAGGCGGTGGCAGGGGAGGCGAGCGTGCCTTTTTTCTCCATGGGGGGCAGCAGCTTCATTGAAATGTTTGTGGGGCTTGGGGCTAGTCGTGTGCGCGATCTCTTTGACATTGCCAAAAAAGAAGCCCCGAGCATCATTTTCATTGATGAGATCGATGCGATCGGCAAGAGCCGGGCAGCAGGGGGCATGATCAGCGGCAATGATGAAAGGGAGCAAACTTTAAACCAGCTTTTAGCCGAGATGGATGGCTTTGGCTCAGAGAACGCCCCTGTGATCGTGCTTGCTGCCACGAACCGCCCCGAGATTTTAGACCCCGCCCTTTTACGCCCCGGGCGTTTTGACAGACAGGTTTTGGTGGATAAACCCGACTTCAATGGCAGGGTGGAGATTTTAAAGGTGCATATCAAGCCCGTCAAGCTGGCAAATGATGTGGATTTGCAAGAGATTGCCAAGCTGACCGCTGGATTAGCCGGGGCGGATTTAGCCAATATCATTAACGAGGCGGCACTGCTGGCCGGACGCAACAACCAAAAAGAAGTCAAGCAACAGCATTTGAAAGAAGCGGTGGAGCGAGGCATTGCCGGCTTAGAGAAAAAAAGTCGGCGTATTTCGCCCAAAGAGAAAAAGATTGTCGCCTACCATGAGAGCGGACATGCCGTGATCTCCGAGATGACAAAGGGCTCGGCACGGGTGAATAAGGTGTCTATCATTCCAAGAGGCATGGCCGCTTTAGGTTATACGCTCAACACCCCCGAAGAGAATAAATACTTGATGCAAAAACACGAGTTGATCGCAGAAATTGATGTGCTTTTAGGCGGTCGGGCAGCTGAAGATGTGTTCTTGCAAGAGATTTCAACGGGGGCGAGCAACGATTTAGAGCGGGCAACCGACATCATCAAGGGCATGGTGAGCTACTATGGCATGAGCGATGTAAGTGGGCTGATGGTGCTAGAAAAACAACGCAATTCCTTTTTAGGCGGGGGCTTTGGCAGCCCACGAGAGTTTAGCGAGAAAACCGCCGAGCAAATGGATCTCTTCATTAAAACCTTGCTGGAGGAGCGCTACACGCATGTCAAGCAGACTTTGAGCGACTATAAAGAGGCGATTGAGGTGATGGTGGGCGAGTTGTTTGAAAAAGAGGTGATCACGGGCGAGAGGGTGCGTGAAATCATCAGCGATTATGAGACAAGCCACAATTTGGAGAGTCGTTTAGTCCCCCTAGAGGAACACGCAAGCTAG
- a CDS encoding methyl-accepting chemotaxis protein → MDLNVKLGFKTKIVLALAVLLILVFGTTIVIIGVKIRNNLTEQAQISLKTTVNVLSSTIKEWDRSTRFVLRQTALSFEKIPLNDLERVEQILEFVHNNMSSADVYAAFENGTIVKLQGKEPAGYDPRVRSWYKNAKATPGIHISKPYVDAYTKKTVVTYSLALKQKGVFKGVLALDVDLDSLLESVIANYFKKQRVHLLDANGVVLGSSVYQEGSRYHANDHELRRQILTTSSGFIERDGKEGVKFYVYSTIDGLGWKVVSVVFKKDALKNLNGVQTMMFTISVIALIVVPFVLFGVIEILCRPLIQLRDLIVQLVSDNGDLTKRLRVRGTDEIATISSNINLLLEKIQGMVSKIKELGAQNHQIANTLHTSVNTVEQHTQEGKNLIHTALENGDNIINNILRGVEDADKNNQNLLQTDSTLEEIRTQIQSFNENLANKAKLGMEFSNRLDEASKNTENIKAVLTLISDIAGQTNLLALNAAIEAARAGEHGRGFAVVADEVRKLAEKTQSSLTEIASAINEVVQSVGTISHDLHTNAQEILKTSELTHSLQKMVDSNVENIQSVIGVTSQAVQEFKGVANTAKMIIQSIQKINRLAVLNHQSVQDVGKASQSLNEVAQVLDQELAKFKV, encoded by the coding sequence ATGGATTTGAATGTGAAGCTAGGGTTTAAAACAAAGATTGTTTTGGCGTTGGCCGTGTTGCTCATTTTGGTGTTTGGCACGACCATCGTGATCATTGGGGTGAAAATCCGCAACAACTTAACCGAGCAAGCACAAATTTCGCTCAAAACCACGGTCAATGTTTTATCTTCCACAATTAAAGAGTGGGATCGCAGCACCCGCTTCGTTTTGAGGCAGACGGCTCTCTCCTTTGAAAAAATTCCCCTCAACGACTTGGAACGCGTGGAACAAATTTTAGAGTTTGTGCATAATAACATGAGCTCGGCCGATGTCTATGCCGCTTTTGAGAACGGGACTATCGTTAAACTACAAGGTAAGGAACCCGCTGGGTACGACCCAAGGGTGCGCAGTTGGTACAAAAATGCTAAAGCCACTCCGGGTATCCATATTTCTAAACCCTATGTAGATGCTTATACAAAAAAGACCGTTGTTACTTATTCTTTGGCTTTGAAACAAAAGGGGGTGTTTAAGGGAGTGTTGGCCCTAGATGTTGATTTGGATAGTCTTTTAGAGTCCGTCATTGCGAATTATTTTAAAAAACAAAGGGTACATCTCTTGGATGCAAATGGGGTTGTGTTGGGATCATCGGTTTACCAAGAGGGCAGCAGGTACCACGCCAACGACCACGAATTGCGCCGCCAAATTTTAACCACTTCTTCTGGTTTCATCGAAAGAGATGGCAAAGAAGGGGTGAAATTCTATGTTTATAGCACCATCGATGGTTTAGGTTGGAAAGTGGTTTCTGTTGTCTTTAAAAAGGATGCACTCAAGAACCTAAATGGTGTCCAAACCATGATGTTTACCATCTCTGTGATTGCGCTCATTGTGGTACCTTTTGTTCTCTTTGGGGTGATCGAGATCTTGTGCCGCCCCCTCATACAACTACGCGATTTAATCGTGCAGTTAGTGTCCGACAATGGAGACTTAACCAAGCGCTTACGGGTTAGGGGTACAGATGAAATTGCCACTATTTCATCTAATATTAACCTTTTGCTTGAAAAAATACAGGGCATGGTGTCTAAGATCAAAGAATTGGGTGCGCAAAATCACCAAATCGCCAACACCCTTCACACAAGTGTGAACACTGTAGAACAGCACACCCAAGAGGGTAAAAACCTCATCCACACCGCCCTAGAAAATGGGGACAACATCATCAATAATATTTTAAGGGGAGTGGAGGATGCAGACAAAAACAACCAAAACCTCTTACAAACCGACAGCACTTTAGAGGAAATCCGCACGCAGATCCAGTCCTTTAACGAGAATTTAGCCAACAAAGCCAAGTTGGGCATGGAATTTTCTAACCGCTTAGACGAAGCCTCCAAGAACACCGAGAACATTAAAGCCGTTTTGACTTTGATTTCAGACATTGCCGGGCAAACAAATTTGCTGGCTTTAAATGCCGCTATTGAGGCTGCACGGGCAGGCGAGCATGGACGGGGTTTTGCGGTGGTGGCCGATGAAGTGCGTAAGTTGGCTGAAAAAACCCAAAGTAGCCTCACGGAGATCGCCAGCGCCATCAACGAAGTGGTGCAAAGCGTGGGCACGATCAGCCACGATTTACACACCAACGCCCAAGAGATTTTAAAAACCTCCGAGCTCACCCACTCCTTGCAAAAAATGGTTGACTCCAATGTGGAGAACATCCAAAGCGTGATCGGCGTTACAAGCCAGGCAGTACAAGAGTTTAAAGGCGTGGCTAATACCGCAAAAATGATTATACAAAGCATCCAAAAAATCAACCGTCTAGCGGTGCTCAACCACCAAAGTGTGCAAGATGTCGGAAAAGCCAGCCAGTCCTTAAACGAAGTTGCCCAGGTGCTCGATCAAGAATTGGCGAAGTTCAAGGTCTAA
- the ftsY gene encoding signal recognition particle-docking protein FtsY: MFNFFKKTIQNVASLLKSKDATFSKEALEEILIGFDVQFDLVEKLLEHLPEQIKRNHLEVALMRFLRKESYYDQVRLKPLDTKPLVSLILGVNGAGKTTTIAKLAKKHLLNKQKVLLGAGDTFRAAAVKQLQLWGEKLQLEVISAGQNSDPSALAYNTIEAGIARGADQIIIDTAGRLHNQTNLKNELLKISRVCSKALNNAPYYKILILDGTQGSSALEQAKIFHESLELDGVIVTKLDGTSKGGCILSILYELQLPILYLGVGEKENDLIAFDEMEYVKSLLDAIFKDGEKV; this comes from the coding sequence ATGTTTAACTTCTTTAAAAAAACGATCCAAAATGTAGCCTCGCTTTTAAAGTCCAAAGACGCCACCTTTAGCAAAGAGGCACTAGAGGAAATCTTGATCGGCTTTGATGTGCAATTTGACCTCGTGGAAAAACTTTTAGAACACCTGCCCGAGCAAATCAAACGCAACCATTTAGAAGTCGCCCTGATGCGTTTTTTACGCAAAGAAAGCTACTACGACCAAGTGCGTCTAAAACCCCTAGACACCAAACCCTTAGTTTCTTTAATCTTGGGGGTCAATGGGGCTGGCAAGACCACCACCATCGCCAAACTCGCCAAAAAGCATCTCTTAAACAAGCAAAAAGTCTTATTAGGAGCGGGCGACACTTTTAGAGCCGCAGCCGTGAAACAACTCCAACTTTGGGGGGAGAAGTTGCAATTAGAAGTCATCAGTGCAGGGCAAAACAGCGACCCGAGTGCTTTAGCTTACAACACCATTGAGGCGGGGATCGCCAGAGGGGCAGATCAAATCATCATCGACACCGCTGGCAGACTACATAACCAAACCAACCTCAAAAACGAGCTTTTAAAAATCTCTCGGGTGTGCAGCAAGGCATTAAACAACGCCCCCTACTATAAAATCCTAATACTCGATGGCACTCAGGGCAGCTCCGCCTTAGAGCAAGCCAAAATCTTCCACGAAAGCTTGGAGCTAGACGGGGTGATTGTCACGAAACTAGATGGCACGAGCAAGGGGGGGTGCATTTTGAGCATTCTCTACGAATTGCAACTGCCCATTTTGTATCTAGGCGTGGGGGAGAAGGAAAACGACTTGATCGCTTTTGATGAGATGGAGTATGTCAAAAGCCTTTTAGATGCGATCTTTAAAGATGGCGAAAAAGTCTAG
- a CDS encoding McrC family protein, whose translation MKTTPTLYLAEHQEFNQADIEERLGEKKEKTPKIWEALLDFAHQEGNHAFLRFKNKHTLKTQNYVGLIQVQGFCIEILPKICGRDLKREDFKKHCDCKMKIPRLDRAKFQDQVKEFIRPQTNLEPPQKPDCSLCHAKQVLYNCLVTLKDAPFKQSQFSQLSSAHLPLLDVFIQMFLEECTQLIKRGLKRDYLSVSENRPFLKGKLEFANHLKANMIHKERFYTSSDEYSLNVAPNRLIKATLTLFKTLALSPKSQEALNSTSFVFDEVCPSQNLEADFAKSAHASRFKEYENLLAWCDLFLRKKSLTPYSGASHAYALLFPMERLFESFVGFWLKRSLENENARVCLQEQRKFLAKNKNSQSCFPMRPDIVLRQGSTITIVDTKWKTIHTQQDITHADLYQMWAYASKYATCAPTKKVSVWLVYPHQETQEIQTLRLSGRNPTRL comes from the coding sequence ATGAAAACCACGCCCACGCTGTATTTAGCCGAACACCAAGAGTTCAACCAAGCGGACATCGAGGAGCGTCTAGGGGAGAAAAAGGAGAAAACCCCCAAAATATGGGAGGCCCTTTTAGACTTCGCCCACCAAGAGGGCAACCACGCCTTTTTGAGGTTTAAAAATAAGCACACCCTCAAAACCCAAAATTATGTGGGCTTGATCCAAGTTCAGGGCTTTTGCATTGAGATACTGCCCAAGATTTGCGGGCGGGATTTAAAAAGAGAGGATTTCAAGAAGCATTGCGACTGCAAAATGAAAATCCCTAGACTCGATCGCGCAAAATTTCAAGATCAGGTAAAAGAGTTTATCAGGCCACAGACCAACTTAGAACCCCCACAAAAGCCCGATTGCTCCCTCTGCCATGCTAAACAAGTTTTGTATAATTGCCTAGTTACTCTTAAAGACGCGCCCTTTAAACAGAGCCAATTTTCTCAGCTCAGTAGCGCACATTTGCCCCTGCTAGATGTTTTTATTCAGATGTTTTTAGAGGAATGCACCCAGCTTATCAAACGGGGATTGAAGCGGGATTATTTGAGCGTCTCAGAAAATCGCCCCTTTCTTAAGGGCAAGTTGGAGTTTGCTAACCACCTCAAAGCCAACATGATTCACAAAGAACGCTTTTATACAAGTAGCGATGAGTACAGTCTAAATGTTGCACCCAATCGGCTCATTAAAGCCACGCTAACGCTTTTCAAAACCCTAGCCCTAAGCCCCAAAAGCCAAGAGGCGTTAAACTCTACATCCTTTGTCTTTGATGAGGTGTGTCCTAGCCAAAATCTAGAGGCGGATTTCGCCAAGAGCGCGCATGCCAGCCGTTTTAAAGAGTATGAAAATCTTTTGGCATGGTGTGATCTGTTCTTGCGTAAAAAATCTCTGACTCCTTATAGCGGGGCAAGCCATGCCTATGCGTTGCTATTCCCTATGGAAAGACTTTTTGAGTCCTTTGTGGGGTTTTGGCTTAAAAGAAGTTTGGAAAATGAAAACGCGCGGGTGTGCTTGCAAGAACAAAGGAAATTTTTAGCAAAAAATAAGAACTCCCAAAGTTGTTTCCCTATGCGCCCAGACATCGTGCTAAGGCAAGGGAGCACAATCACCATCGTAGACACCAAATGGAAGACAATCCACACGCAACAAGACATCACACATGCCGACCTTTACCAAATGTGGGCGTATGCGAGCAAATACGCCACTTGTGCGCCCACCAAAAAGGTGAGTGTGTGGTTGGTGTATCCCCACCAAGAAACCCAAGAAATCCAAACTTTAAGACTCTCCGGCAGAAATCCCACTCGTCTTTAG
- the prmA gene encoding 50S ribosomal protein L11 methyltransferase: protein MQEVYFKTIILPTDHPDLFSAFLLDFTQEAIEESVAPNLPYECFGANVPLPKEGFIVYSQHDPKPLLEALQSFCADLSKRMGKAVGFYHHSAQHENKDWIEAYKAGVSPIVCGDFAINPSWAKEPLNAPICLSLDPSLAFGTGHHESTRLLLQAFSSLEVSGKIALDVGCGSGILGLALAKKGARVHLCDIDPLALEETEKNFSKNNATYEKLWLGSVAGEGYDLIVVNIVASVIIGLYPEVSKASHAHTEIFLSGILDEHAERVLKMYSKAFSLKKRTQENEWVCLHLSKS from the coding sequence TTGCAAGAAGTCTATTTCAAAACGATTATTTTACCCACAGATCACCCCGATCTTTTCAGTGCCTTTTTGTTGGACTTTACACAGGAGGCGATCGAGGAAAGTGTAGCCCCGAACTTGCCCTACGAGTGCTTTGGTGCAAATGTGCCCTTGCCAAAAGAGGGCTTTATTGTCTATTCGCAACACGACCCTAAACCCCTTTTAGAGGCTCTTCAAAGTTTTTGCGCCGACCTATCCAAGCGCATGGGCAAAGCGGTCGGTTTTTACCACCACAGCGCACAACACGAAAACAAAGATTGGATCGAGGCTTACAAGGCAGGCGTTTCGCCCATCGTGTGTGGGGATTTTGCCATTAACCCTAGCTGGGCAAAAGAGCCCTTAAATGCCCCCATTTGTTTAAGCCTTGATCCAAGCCTAGCCTTTGGCACGGGACATCACGAAAGCACAAGGCTACTTTTACAAGCTTTTAGCTCCCTTGAGGTAAGCGGAAAAATTGCCCTAGATGTGGGCTGTGGGAGCGGGATTTTAGGCTTGGCTTTAGCCAAAAAAGGGGCGAGGGTGCATTTATGCGACATAGACCCTTTGGCCCTTGAGGAAACTGAGAAGAATTTTTCTAAAAACAACGCCACTTATGAAAAACTTTGGCTGGGCTCTGTGGCTGGGGAGGGCTATGATTTGATCGTGGTGAATATCGTGGCAAGCGTGATCATCGGGCTTTACCCAGAAGTTTCAAAGGCAAGCCACGCCCACACAGAAATTTTTCTATCGGGGATTTTAGATGAACACGCCGAGCGTGTTTTAAAGATGTATTCCAAAGCCTTTAGCCTCAAGAAACGCACTCAAGAGAATGAGTGGGTGTGTTTGCATTTGTCTAAAAGTTAA
- the bioV gene encoding pimelyl-ACP methyl ester esterase BioV, whose protein sequence is MRYFSGFGFCGESVLFSWILKDCGVYDMAGFSYGALKALECAYGEVLAGRRVQKLILISPCMLAFKPIAFKRLQILSYKKDPKAYMQAFLKNIGWDVLLQQDPSLKRCVHLGSLEALEDLLFSPLAPKKLAFLRSKGVVIEVFLGLKDPLLEPQTALEFFKPYACVWQFKHMGHLLA, encoded by the coding sequence ATGCGCTACTTTAGTGGGTTTGGCTTTTGTGGGGAGAGTGTGTTGTTTTCGTGGATTTTAAAGGATTGTGGGGTTTATGACATGGCCGGCTTTAGTTATGGGGCACTCAAAGCCCTGGAGTGCGCTTATGGCGAGGTGCTGGCTGGGCGTAGGGTGCAAAAATTAATCTTAATTTCGCCCTGCATGCTCGCTTTTAAACCTATAGCCTTTAAACGCCTACAAATCTTGAGCTACAAAAAAGACCCCAAAGCTTACATGCAAGCTTTTTTAAAAAATATAGGCTGGGATGTATTATTGCAACAGGACCCGAGTTTAAAAAGGTGTGTGCATTTGGGCAGCTTAGAGGCTTTGGAGGACTTGCTTTTTTCGCCCCTAGCCCCTAAAAAGCTGGCATTTTTGCGATCTAAGGGCGTGGTTATCGAAGTGTTTTTGGGTTTAAAAGACCCGCTCTTAGAACCCCAAACCGCTTTAGAGTTTTTTAAACCCTATGCTTGTGTGTGGCAGTTTAAACACATGGGGCATTTGTTAGCCTAG
- a CDS encoding chemotaxis response regulator CheY, with protein MKILIVDDSSTMRRIIRNTLQRLGYEDIMEAEHGVEAWGKLDANDTTGVLITDWNMPEMNGLDLVKKVRSDGRFKDLPIIMITTEGGKAEVITALKAGVNNYIVKPFTPQVLKEKLEVVLGTND; from the coding sequence TTGAAGATTTTAATTGTGGATGATAGTTCGACCATGAGAAGAATCATTAGAAACACCTTGCAACGCTTGGGTTATGAGGACATTATGGAGGCCGAGCATGGCGTGGAGGCGTGGGGCAAATTAGACGCCAACGACACCACGGGGGTTTTGATCACTGATTGGAACATGCCCGAAATGAACGGGCTAGATTTGGTGAAAAAGGTGCGCTCAGACGGGCGTTTTAAAGATTTGCCTATCATTATGATCACGACAGAAGGGGGCAAGGCGGAAGTCATCACCGCCCTCAAGGCTGGGGTGAATAACTATATCGTCAAGCCTTTCACGCCGCAAGTGTTGAAGGAAAAATTAGAAGTCGTGCTGGGGACAAATGACTAA
- a CDS encoding McrB family protein, which yields MAKLEWSVEQRQAFLGLLQEFIDLVDKSVQEWEERQESPAPKAPQSACHALQNKFNAFLEAWGYVCVVSVGFGNLANTPAIAFFRQDTLNEWFSDPQKITPQKGFYIWFAYLRKEQPKLFDLYIGRADEGLEECQKCAAYQKLFGNDRPLGYENRHLDTIHKIADDFLNLAETFNAIPLEDFKGNGVEKVEWSAEQRQTFLKLLQEFVELVDESVQEWEAQGGRRNSKPPLKDKRKELSNKLNEFAKEWGYQSYIHMGGRNFGKEGYAGIAFFREDILKEGLINTATANHHRGFDIWIGYNWHGKVEGVPTKGFVCCIGLDWWIKENFENCKKCPAYKRLFFNEERYKIKAHRYIDTYNSLEIFMQNITDYFLYCVNEFNAIPQKDFILNNNPHTPQENHKGEAMATKIPLNQILFGPPGTGKTHNTINEALKILGFAKEGAQNNNEDNLDYKRIQLEVETLKLEIRPALSENIGQGQDVEEKHRRIYAKALFDHYKQKGRIGFVTFHQSYGYEEFVEGIRPEIDEKTGQVTYPIKNGIFKQMCQRAQESSQQPSPKKKAQIDLDYWHALLKAFIDSLEQERKMAGKCCISLYQGDQKELTWSKTDKGLKFETIYNQERQPVFVYEDTLKDLYQQDKLERITKPKNLDVHNTSYHYALLKKLTAFEAAYLKAQNLTKPPFNVLEESPQNPEKLPYVLIIDEINRGNISKIFGELITLIEASKRVGQEEALKVTLPYSQESFGVPDNLYILGTMNTADRSIALLDTALRRRFSFVEMLPRPELLKGYHIKDGGEETDIDLQKLLEAMNARIEFLLDQNHTIWG from the coding sequence GTGGCAAAGCTAGAGTGGAGCGTGGAGCAAAGACAGGCGTTTTTAGGGCTGTTGCAAGAGTTTATAGACTTGGTGGATAAATCGGTGCAAGAGTGGGAAGAAAGGCAAGAGAGCCCAGCCCCCAAAGCCCCCCAAAGTGCATGCCACGCTCTGCAAAACAAGTTCAATGCCTTTTTAGAGGCGTGGGGGTATGTGTGTGTGGTGAGCGTGGGGTTTGGCAATTTAGCTAACACACCGGCGATCGCCTTTTTTAGACAAGATACTTTAAACGAGTGGTTTAGCGATCCTCAAAAGATAACCCCCCAAAAAGGCTTTTATATTTGGTTTGCCTATTTACGCAAGGAGCAACCCAAGCTTTTTGACCTTTATATCGGGCGTGCCGATGAGGGTTTAGAAGAATGCCAAAAGTGCGCCGCGTATCAAAAATTGTTTGGCAACGATCGGCCACTTGGATATGAAAACCGCCATTTAGACACGATCCATAAAATCGCGGATGATTTTTTAAACTTGGCAGAAACATTTAATGCGATCCCCCTAGAGGATTTTAAAGGAAATGGTGTGGAAAAAGTGGAGTGGAGCGCAGAGCAAAGACAGACATTTTTAAAGCTGTTGCAAGAGTTTGTGGAGTTGGTGGATGAATCGGTGCAAGAGTGGGAGGCGCAAGGGGGGCGCAGAAACTCCAAGCCCCCCCTAAAAGACAAGCGGAAGGAACTTTCAAACAAGCTCAATGAGTTTGCAAAAGAGTGGGGGTATCAGTCTTACATCCACATGGGTGGTCGAAACTTTGGAAAAGAGGGGTATGCGGGGATTGCCTTTTTTCGCGAAGACATTTTAAAAGAGGGGTTGATTAACACCGCCACAGCCAACCATCACCGGGGCTTTGACATTTGGATTGGCTACAATTGGCATGGCAAGGTGGAAGGTGTCCCTACAAAAGGGTTTGTTTGTTGTATAGGTTTGGATTGGTGGATAAAGGAGAATTTTGAAAATTGCAAAAAGTGCCCAGCATATAAAAGACTTTTTTTTAATGAAGAAAGGTATAAGATAAAGGCACACCGCTACATTGACACTTATAATAGCTTGGAAATTTTTATGCAAAATATTACTGACTACTTTTTATACTGTGTCAATGAATTCAATGCAATCCCCCAAAAGGATTTTATACTCAACAACAATCCACACACCCCCCAAGAAAACCATAAAGGAGAAGCTATGGCTACTAAAATCCCCCTAAACCAAATCCTCTTTGGACCCCCGGGCACGGGCAAAACCCACAACACGATCAATGAAGCCTTAAAGATTTTAGGTTTTGCCAAAGAGGGTGCGCAAAACAACAACGAGGACAATTTAGATTATAAGCGTATCCAACTTGAAGTTGAAACCTTAAAACTTGAAATCCGCCCCGCTTTATCCGAGAATATCGGGCAAGGGCAAGATGTGGAGGAAAAACACAGGCGCATTTATGCCAAAGCCCTTTTTGACCACTACAAACAAAAGGGGCGCATTGGGTTTGTCACCTTCCACCAAAGCTATGGCTATGAGGAGTTTGTGGAGGGGATTAGGCCTGAGATAGATGAAAAAACTGGACAAGTTACCTACCCCATCAAAAATGGGATTTTTAAGCAAATGTGCCAAAGGGCTCAAGAATCTTCGCAACAACCAAGCCCTAAGAAAAAAGCACAAATTGATTTAGATTATTGGCACGCCTTGCTAAAAGCTTTTATCGATTCTTTAGAGCAAGAGCGCAAGATGGCGGGAAAATGCTGTATCTCGCTCTATCAAGGCGATCAAAAAGAACTCACATGGAGCAAAACAGATAAGGGGCTTAAATTTGAAACAATTTATAACCAAGAAAGACAGCCGGTGTTTGTCTATGAGGACACTCTAAAGGACTTGTACCAACAAGACAAGCTAGAGAGGATTACAAAACCCAAAAACTTAGATGTCCACAACACTTCCTACCACTACGCCCTCCTTAAAAAACTCACCGCATTTGAAGCTGCATATCTTAAGGCGCAAAATTTAACCAAACCACCTTTTAATGTGTTAGAAGAGTCCCCACAAAACCCCGAAAAACTCCCCTATGTTCTCATCATCGATGAGATCAACCGGGGTAATATCTCTAAGATTTTTGGCGAGTTGATCACTTTGATTGAGGCGAGCAAACGCGTAGGGCAAGAGGAGGCATTAAAAGTTACTTTGCCTTACAGCCAAGAGTCTTTTGGCGTGCCGGATAATCTCTACATTCTAGGCACCATGAACACCGCCGATCGCTCCATTGCCCTATTAGACACCGCTTTGCGCCGTAGGTTTAGCTTTGTAGAGATGTTGCCTAGACCTGAACTTCTTAAGGGGTACCACATTAAAGATGGGGGCGAAGAGACAGACATTGATTTACAGAAACTCTTAGAGGCGATGAATGCCCGTATTGAGTTTTTGCTCGATCAGAACCACACCATTTGGGGCTAG